In the genome of Corynebacterium glucuronolyticum DSM 44120, the window GGTGAAACGACAGAAATTGGCGATGATGTCATGCTCTACCACGGTGTGACTCTCGGTGGGCAGGATCTGACCAAGACCAAGCGCCACCCCACGCTCGGAAACAACGTCACCGTGGGCGCAGGCGCGAAGGTGCTCGGCCCCATTACTATCGGCGACGGGTGCGCTATCGGCGCCAACGCCGTCGTCACGAAGGATGTGCCCCCGTGTCACATCGCGGTCGGCATCCCGGCGAAGAACCGCCCCCGGATGCATCACGAGCAGCAAAAGCTCGTGGACCCCGATGTCTACATCGCCCAGGAGTTTGGCACCTGGATTATCTAGAACAAAAATGAGCCGGAGCCCGAAAGGCTCCGGCTTTTGCTTTGCGCGAAAATTCTAGCGCTCGTCCTCACCAGCAATGAGATCCGCGTACTCACCGTTCTTGGCAATGAAATCTGCCACAGCAGAGCACGTCGGGATGATCTTCAAGCCTGCCTCGCGCGTGTCGTCGAGAGCAAAGGCGATGAGCTCCTTGGACAGCCCCTGGCCGCGGTAGTCTCCCTCAATCACCGTGTGGTTGAAGTTGCGGACACCGTCAGACTCTTCGTAGGTGGCGTAGCCGGCCACATCCTGGTTCACCTGGACGGTGTAGCGGGAATTATCTGCATCGTGGCGGATCTCTTTGTTGATTTCGGATTCGACCATAATTCTTACTCCTTACTCTCTACAACCATGTACCGCGCCTCGCGAAAGACGCATCTTCCAGTATGCCAAAAAATCCCCCGGAGGATCTCCGGGGGATTTTAGAAGGTGGCGCGGGACAGGATCGAACTGTCGACCTTCCACTTTTCAGGCGGACGCTCTACCGACTGAGCTACCGTGCCGCGACCCTGACGGGACTTGAACCCGCGACCTCCGCCGTGACAGGGCGGCGCGCTAACCAACTGCGCCACAGGGCCACATACAAGGACACCCGCTGGGGTGTCGTATGCACGAGTTGTAAGTGTATACAACGCCCCGTTATTGTCGCAAATCCGCAGGTTACAACGGCTTTCTTGTGCAAAGGGTGCCCGCCGATCCCCTACCACCATGAGCGCACTGCCCCACTCTACACACGAAAAAATCGTCCCACACGAAGCGAGACGATTCCCTTGGCGACCCTGACGGGACTTGAACCCGCGACCTCCGCCGTGACAGGGCGGCGCGCTAACCAACTGCGCCACAGGGCCATATTTATTTTTCCTTTAAAAGGCGCTTCCCAAAAGAGGAAGCCGTACTCCCAACGGGATTCGAACCCGTGTTGCCGCCGTGAAAGGGCGGAGTCCTAGGCCCCTAGACGATGGGAGCGTGCCACGTTGTGCAGCGCTTAACACAATACGTGACAACTCCGTCCTAACAAAATCGCGCCCTGAACTGCTCCTTTGTAAGCGAAAACCAGTTGTCTTCCGCGCGCACATACCCAAGCTTCTCCCCCACGCGCAGCGACGCAGTATTCTCCGGGTACACAAGTCGACGCGCCTCCTGTCCCCCCAGTTGGTCAAAATAGACCCTCAGAAGCCCTCTCGCAGCCGCAAACCCAATTCCTCGCCCCTGGTACCGACGCCCCAGCCACGAACCACTCACAGCCACTTTGCGCTCCCCCCACTCGCTCGCTCCGATACCAACAACTCCTACTGGTTGCTTATCGACGATCACCGCACACTCGAGCCTCCACTCCTCCGGCCCGCACGTCGTCCGCACCCCTCGCTGGTACTCAATGACGTTGCCCCGCACCGTCTCTGCGTCTCCCTTCGCCCACCCAAAGGCATACGACGGATACGGCCGCGGAAAGATCCCCTCTGCCGCCAACTCCGCCAACTCCCCCAAAAGCTCATCATCAATCCACGTCAACGTAACAATCCCCTCGGTGTGGATGATTCCTTTTTCCGGCCATCTACCATTCAACTGCATCGTCACAGCATATACCGCAATTTGGTCGGAGCCGAGTTGCCCACTACGATAGGTACCACGGTTATTCCGTGTGGGCCTCTAGCTCATCGGGTAGAGCAACGGACTTTTAATCCGTGGGTGGAGGGTTCGAGACCCTCGGGGCCTACCGATAGGAAACCGGAGTTCACGTGCTGCGAACTCCGGTTTTTCCATTTCTAACAGAAAAGTGCAGGTCAGACACGATTTCTTGTTTATCGTGTCTGACCTGCGTTTATGTGGCCCTTGTGGACGTTACTTCTTCATCGTCTTGGTCTCGAGGAAGCGCTCGTGGAAGCTGAGGGCGGTGCTCAGATCGTGGGGTTCGTGGGCGGTCTTGCCACACTTGGACACGGCGCGATCGAAGTACTCTTCGAGCAGCGGACGGTAGTCCGGGTGCGCGATGGCGATCATCTTCTTGGCGCGCTGCTTCGGGGAGAGGCCGCGGAGATCGGCGTAGCCGTACTCGGTGATGACGACCATGGCATCGTGCTCGGTGTGGTCGACGTGGGAGCAGAACGGAACGATGGCGGAGATGTCGCCGCCCTTGGCCGTAGACGGGGAGATGAAGGTGGACAGGCCGGCGTTGCGAGTGAAGTCACCGGACCCCCCGATGCCGTTCATCATGCGGGAGCCGCAGACGTTGGTGGAGTTAATGTGGCCGTAGATGTCGGCCTCGATCATGCCGTTGGAGGCGACGAGGGCGGTGCGGCGGATGACCTCAGGGTGGTTGGAGATCTGCTGCGGGCGCAGGACGATTTCCTTGGCGTACTTGCCTGCTTCCTTGTTCATCTTGGCGGCGTACTCAGGCGAGAGGGAGAAGGCCGTTGCGGAGGCAACGGTCATCTTGCCGGCGTCGATGAGGTCAATCATGCCGTCCTGGATGACCTCGGTGTAGGACTTGATGTTTTCAAACTTGGAGTCCAAAAGGCCTGCCATCACGGCGTTCGGGACGTTGCCCACGCCGGACTGCATGATGAACTTGTCGTAGGAGAGACGGCCAGCCTTCACCTCAGACTCGAGGAGGTCGAGGAAGTAGCCGGCGATCTTCTTGGAGGTCTCGTCGAGAGGCTTGAACGGGGCGTTACGATCCTCGTGGTTGGTCTCGACAACGGCGACCACCTTGTCGATGTCGATGTCGATGTAGGTGGTGCCAATGCGGTCACCCGGGTCCGTGATCGGAATGGCGATGCGGTTGGGGGCCATCGGCATGCGCCAGATGTCGGCCATGCCGTTGAGCTCCTCAGACTGCCACTCGTTGACCTCGATGATGATCCGGTCGGCGGAGTCGAGGTATTCCACGCTGTTACCCACGGACGAGGAGGGCACGATGTGCCCCTCGGAGTCGATCGAGCAGGCCTCGACGATGGCAACATCCAGGTTGCCGAAGAAGCCGGCCTGGATCTGCTGTGCAGAGTGGGACAGGTGAACGTCCACGTACTGCATCTCATCGTTGTTGATGGCCTTACGCATCGTCGGATCCGACTGGTACGGGGAGCGCAGGTTGAGGGCACCTGCCTCAGCCAGCACGCCGTCGCAATCCGGAGCGGTGGATGCGCCGGTGAAAAGGGAAATCTTGTACTCGTTGCCCTTCTCGCGCTCCGCCTTGGACTTCTCAGCGATGGCGGTCGGCATGGCCTTGGGGTATCCCGAGCCCGTGAAGCCAGAGACACCCACACGGTCACCGTTATGAATGAACTGGGTGGCCTCTTCAGCAGTCATCACTTTCGACTTCAAGACAGCATGGTGGATACGTTCTGACATTTTTCCTCCTCGGTGGTGAATCGGCCCATCCTCTTTGCAAAGGACGGGTTTCATTTTCTTAACCCCACAATAGTTGGAAACCTTCGCCTATGTCCTTACTTTTACCTTTTGAAGTGACCTTTAGCATCACGAAATCCCACACTCTCCCCATTTCTTGCGCTTTATCCCACGTCAATGCAACAATCTTCCCCGTGGCTGTCAGAATCGGAAACATCGAACTCACCTCCCCCGTCGTCCTCGCCCCCATGGCCGGCGTCACCAACGTTGCCTTCCGGCTCCTCTGCCGTGAGCAGGAGCTAGAGAAAGCGGGCAGCGTTTCGGGGCTGTACGTCTGTGAGATGGTCACCGCCCGCGCATTGGTGGAAAGAAACGAAAAGACCCTGCACATGGCCGCATTCTCCTCGGTGGAGGAGCCGCGTAGCCTGCAGCTCTACACCACCGACCCCGAGTACACCTACAAGGCGGCCAAGATGATCGCCGAAGAGAATCTGGCCGATCACCTGGACATGAACTTTGGCTGCCCGGTACCGAAGGTGACGCGCAAGGGTGGCGGCGCTGCCCTTCCCTATAAGCGGGAGCTTTTTAAGCGGATTGTCGATGCCGCGGTGCGTGGTGTCTCTGGCACGGATATTCCCGTGACCGTGAAGTTTCGCATTGGAATCGACGCGGAGCACGAGACGATGCTGGATGCTGGCCGCATCGCGCAGGAGGAGGGTGCTGCGGCAGTGACGCTGCATGCCCGCACCGCTGCGGAGCGTTATTCGGGGCAGGCCCACTGGGAGCGCATCGCCGAGCTGAAGCAGGCTCTCGATGTCCCGGTGTTTGGCAATGGCGATGTTTTTTCCGCTGCTGACGGCCTGGCTATGTTTGAGCAGACGGGATGTGACGGTATTGAGATTGGTCGGGGCTGTCTCGGTCGCCCGTGGCTGTTTTCCGATCTTGCGTTGGCGCTGTCGGGGCGTCCCGTACCGCCTCCCCCGACGCTCGGGGAGGTGTGCACAATTCTCCGCCGCCACGCCGAGCTTTTGGCCATTCACCAAGGGGAAGCTTCCGCGTGTCGGGACATCCGCAAGCACGTGGGTTGGTATTTCCGTGGTTACGCTGTCGGTGGTTCGTTCCGCGCTTCGTTGTCGTCGGTGACGTCTCTCGCGCTTCTCGACGCCCTCCTGGAACCGTTCCGGGACTCTCCCGCTCTCCCCAACGATGCCGACGGCCCCCGTGGCCGCCAGGGCTCGGCCAAGAAGGTTGCGCTTCCCGACGGATGGCTCGATGACACGGGCGATCTCCCCCTCGTTCACGACTCCTAGGTTTCGGAACAAACTTGCCGTGCGGAGTGAGTAAAACCGGGCTAAGGTATCGGTATGCGTACGGTGTATCGGCAACTTTTAGACACGTTCTCCCACGACCTCATCCTCTATTGCGACCTCGCGGATAAGGCTATGACCATGGCCTCTACAGCCCTGACCAAGGCCGAGCTGCAGCCGGCAGAAGATGTGTTAAGCCTCAGCGACCACGCCGAGGAACTCCGGCAACGGTGCGAGGATCGGGCCGTTGATCTCCTTGCGCTAGAAAACCCCATGGCTCGCGACCTGCGCCAGGTTGTCAGCTCGATTTACATCGTCCAGGACTTCGACCGGATGTTCAAGTTGTCCTGCCACATCGCGAAGCTCGCCCGCCGTCGCCACCCTAACCGAGCAGTTCCGGCCGATGTGCAGGGGTTTTTCGATGAGATGGCGCGGCTGTGTGCGCATATGCTCAGCGAGGTGCGCGACATTCTCGTGGTGCCGGACGAGGATAAGGCCATCACCATGGATGCCGAGGACGATGCCGTCGACGATATCAATGCACACCTCAATTCCCTCGTCACCAACCGACCGTGGGAGCACGGCACCAGGTCCGCCGTCGAGGTGGCGCTTCTGTCTCGCTACTACGAGCGCTACGCCGACCACTGCGTCAATGTGGCCACACAGGTGGTTTACCTGGTCACCGGCCTCCGCTCCGAGGAATACCTCGAGCGACGCAAGGAAGAGCAGGCCGAGGCGGAGGTTGCAGCCAAATTCCAAGAGCTCGAAAGACGCTTCCGGGGTTAAAACAGGAAATGAGCCGTGACCTGGGGTCACGGCTCATTTTTGGGCTTATTTTGAGTTAGCCGAAGCGACCGGAGATGTAATCCTCGGTCTCCTTCTCATCCGGGTTCTCGAAGATCTTCTTCGTCGGCCCGACTTCCACAAGGCGTCCCGGCTTGCCGGTTGCCTCGAGGGAGTAGAAAGCGGTCTGA includes:
- the epsC gene encoding serine O-acetyltransferase EpsC; this encodes MFRVISMIREDLKAARDHDPAARGDAEIAVVYSGLHAIWVHRIAHWLWKNGHCTSARIISQLNRFFTGIEIHPGATIGRRFFIDHGMGIVIGETTEIGDDVMLYHGVTLGGQDLTKTKRHPTLGNNVTVGAGAKVLGPITIGDGCAIGANAVVTKDVPPCHIAVGIPAKNRPRMHHEQQKLVDPDVYIAQEFGTWII
- a CDS encoding GNAT family N-acetyltransferase yields the protein MVESEINKEIRHDADNSRYTVQVNQDVAGYATYEESDGVRNFNHTVIEGDYRGQGLSKELIAFALDDTREAGLKIIPTCSAVADFIAKNGEYADLIAGEDER
- a CDS encoding GNAT family N-acetyltransferase; translation: MQLNGRWPEKGIIHTEGIVTLTWIDDELLGELAELAAEGIFPRPYPSYAFGWAKGDAETVRGNVIEYQRGVRTTCGPEEWRLECAVIVDKQPVGVVGIGASEWGERKVAVSGSWLGRRYQGRGIGFAAARGLLRVYFDQLGGQEARRLVYPENTASLRVGEKLGYVRAEDNWFSLTKEQFRARFC
- a CDS encoding acetyl-CoA hydrolase/transferase family protein, whose product is MSERIHHAVLKSKVMTAEEATQFIHNGDRVGVSGFTGSGYPKAMPTAIAEKSKAEREKGNEYKISLFTGASTAPDCDGVLAEAGALNLRSPYQSDPTMRKAINNDEMQYVDVHLSHSAQQIQAGFFGNLDVAIVEACSIDSEGHIVPSSSVGNSVEYLDSADRIIIEVNEWQSEELNGMADIWRMPMAPNRIAIPITDPGDRIGTTYIDIDIDKVVAVVETNHEDRNAPFKPLDETSKKIAGYFLDLLESEVKAGRLSYDKFIMQSGVGNVPNAVMAGLLDSKFENIKSYTEVIQDGMIDLIDAGKMTVASATAFSLSPEYAAKMNKEAGKYAKEIVLRPQQISNHPEVIRRTALVASNGMIEADIYGHINSTNVCGSRMMNGIGGSGDFTRNAGLSTFISPSTAKGGDISAIVPFCSHVDHTEHDAMVVITEYGYADLRGLSPKQRAKKMIAIAHPDYRPLLEEYFDRAVSKCGKTAHEPHDLSTALSFHERFLETKTMKK
- the dusB gene encoding tRNA dihydrouridine synthase DusB, translating into MAVRIGNIELTSPVVLAPMAGVTNVAFRLLCREQELEKAGSVSGLYVCEMVTARALVERNEKTLHMAAFSSVEEPRSLQLYTTDPEYTYKAAKMIAEENLADHLDMNFGCPVPKVTRKGGGAALPYKRELFKRIVDAAVRGVSGTDIPVTVKFRIGIDAEHETMLDAGRIAQEEGAAAVTLHARTAAERYSGQAHWERIAELKQALDVPVFGNGDVFSAADGLAMFEQTGCDGIEIGRGCLGRPWLFSDLALALSGRPVPPPPTLGEVCTILRRHAELLAIHQGEASACRDIRKHVGWYFRGYAVGGSFRASLSSVTSLALLDALLEPFRDSPALPNDADGPRGRQGSAKKVALPDGWLDDTGDLPLVHDS
- the phoU gene encoding phosphate signaling complex protein PhoU, encoding MRTVYRQLLDTFSHDLILYCDLADKAMTMASTALTKAELQPAEDVLSLSDHAEELRQRCEDRAVDLLALENPMARDLRQVVSSIYIVQDFDRMFKLSCHIAKLARRRHPNRAVPADVQGFFDEMARLCAHMLSEVRDILVVPDEDKAITMDAEDDAVDDINAHLNSLVTNRPWEHGTRSAVEVALLSRYYERYADHCVNVATQVVYLVTGLRSEEYLERRKEEQAEAEVAAKFQELERRFRG